From Micromonospora rifamycinica, a single genomic window includes:
- a CDS encoding SDR family oxidoreductase has protein sequence MNLTDRVVVITGGAGGIGSALARRFAAEGAAAVVLADLDLRATVAVAETVGPAARAVAVDAADEGQVRDLVADTERRYGRIDLFCANAGVATGGGIEAADADWDRAWRVNVLAHVYAARAVLPGMLARGGGHLMHTCSAAGVLTAVGDAPYTATKHAAVGLAEWLAITYRDQGIRVSALCPQGVDTPMLADGLGSGHLAARVIAASGPVLTADQVADAAVAGLAEERFLILPHPEVARYALRRAEDPDGWQAGLRKLVRRLRAAGPPPA, from the coding sequence ATGAACCTGACCGACCGGGTGGTGGTGATCACCGGCGGAGCGGGTGGCATCGGGTCCGCGCTGGCCCGCCGCTTCGCCGCCGAGGGCGCCGCCGCCGTAGTCCTGGCCGACCTGGACCTGCGGGCGACCGTCGCGGTGGCCGAGACGGTCGGCCCGGCGGCCCGCGCGGTCGCCGTCGACGCCGCCGACGAGGGCCAGGTCCGCGACCTGGTGGCCGACACCGAGCGACGGTACGGCCGGATCGACCTCTTCTGCGCCAACGCGGGCGTGGCCACCGGCGGCGGTATCGAAGCCGCCGACGCCGACTGGGACCGGGCCTGGCGGGTCAACGTGCTGGCCCACGTGTACGCCGCCCGTGCCGTGCTGCCCGGCATGCTGGCCCGCGGCGGTGGCCACCTGATGCACACCTGCTCGGCGGCCGGTGTGCTCACCGCGGTCGGCGACGCCCCGTACACCGCCACCAAACACGCGGCGGTCGGGCTGGCCGAGTGGCTGGCGATCACCTACCGGGACCAGGGCATCCGGGTCAGTGCGCTCTGCCCGCAGGGGGTGGACACCCCGATGCTCGCCGACGGGTTGGGCAGCGGGCACCTGGCGGCCCGGGTGATCGCCGCCTCCGGCCCGGTGCTCACCGCCGACCAGGTCGCCGACGCGGCGGTCGCCGGGCTGGCCGAGGAGCGTTTCCTCATCCTGCCCCACCCGGAGGTCGCCCGGTACGCGCTGCGCCGCGCCGAGGACCCGGACGGCTGGCAGGCCGGCCTGCGCAAGCTGGTCCGCCGGCTGCGCGCTGCCGGCCCGCCCCCCGCGTAG
- a CDS encoding SAM-dependent methyltransferase: MADVVVAPVVPPVVLAGRGNSGGRSDRGLRRRPLPLADLSSPRVGTLVYGVAALDASGRIADSGVVRALGWVPGTRLQHPWGCVLCTDRQCIFTVTGGQGHLRLATARVVHGGDSLLADALPELQADVVVANFPFGIHDWGHDRPTYDPRSALLRRGSGIGLR; the protein is encoded by the coding sequence GTGGCTGACGTTGTGGTCGCTCCCGTCGTCCCGCCGGTTGTACTGGCTGGCCGGGGCAATTCGGGTGGTCGGTCTGACCGGGGTCTTCGTCGTCGGCCGTTGCCGCTTGCGGATCTTTCTTCCCCTCGTGTCGGCACCCTGGTCTATGGGGTGGCGGCGCTGGATGCCAGTGGTCGGATCGCCGACAGTGGGGTCGTTCGGGCGCTCGGTTGGGTGCCGGGCACCCGGTTGCAACATCCGTGGGGGTGCGTGCTCTGCACGGATCGGCAGTGCATCTTCACGGTGACCGGTGGTCAGGGTCATCTGCGGCTGGCGACGGCGAGGGTCGTGCACGGGGGCGACAGCCTCCTCGCCGACGCCCTGCCCGAACTGCAGGCTGACGTCGTCGTGGCGAACTTCCCGTTCGGCATTCACGACTGGGGCCACGACCGCCCCACCTACGACCCCCGCTCGGCCCTGCTTCGCCGAGGAAGTGGGATCGGGCTGAGGTGA
- a CDS encoding DUF58 domain-containing protein yields the protein MGLTTRGTGLLVAATALLGSGLRFGYPELTVLGAAGAVAVGQAVLGAARRPRLVVAREADPDRVAVGEPARMTLTVRNAGRLRVTSLLAEDRCAGRPVPVPLLRLRPGRDTTCGYDVPTRRRGVLPVGPLRVTRRDPLGLCAATRPYGSATVIRVHPRVFPLTAVPTGAGRSLDGRVDGVPHGSITFDSLREYVVGDELRRVHWRTSARVGELMVRENVDTSLPRIVVLLDNRATAHPDGADGVAGSFEAACEAAASLVVAAFRQDLPVVLLLVDPADDRATDPALDRLAAVALTGTGPGDPPDGVLGAAVTRLRRERPGDTLVFLTGPGGRDDLGRVGALRGAYPSVVVGMFGAAGPTPAAAGPVVLDAADGAAFAAAWDAVRRW from the coding sequence ATGGGGCTCACCACCCGGGGTACCGGGCTGCTCGTCGCCGCGACCGCGCTGCTCGGTAGCGGGCTGCGGTTCGGGTACCCGGAGCTGACCGTGCTGGGGGCGGCGGGCGCGGTGGCGGTCGGGCAGGCGGTGCTGGGCGCGGCCCGCCGTCCCCGGCTGGTGGTCGCCCGCGAGGCCGACCCGGACCGGGTGGCGGTGGGCGAGCCGGCCCGGATGACCCTGACCGTCCGCAACGCCGGCCGGTTGCGGGTGACCAGCCTGCTGGCCGAGGACCGCTGCGCGGGCCGCCCGGTGCCGGTGCCGTTGCTGCGGCTGCGCCCCGGCCGGGACACCACCTGCGGGTACGACGTGCCGACCCGTCGACGGGGGGTGTTGCCGGTGGGGCCGCTGCGGGTGACCCGCCGCGACCCGTTGGGCCTGTGCGCCGCGACCCGCCCGTACGGGTCGGCGACGGTGATCCGGGTGCATCCCCGGGTGTTCCCGTTGACGGCGGTGCCCACCGGGGCGGGGCGCAGCCTGGACGGCCGGGTGGACGGGGTGCCGCACGGGTCGATCACCTTCGACTCGTTACGCGAGTACGTGGTCGGCGACGAGTTGCGCCGGGTGCACTGGCGGACCAGCGCCCGGGTGGGTGAGCTGATGGTGCGGGAGAACGTGGACACCAGCCTGCCCCGGATCGTGGTGCTGCTGGACAACCGGGCCACCGCCCACCCGGACGGGGCGGACGGGGTGGCCGGGTCGTTCGAGGCGGCCTGCGAGGCGGCGGCCTCGCTGGTGGTGGCCGCGTTCCGCCAGGACCTGCCGGTGGTTCTGCTACTGGTCGACCCGGCCGACGACCGGGCCACCGACCCGGCACTGGACCGGCTGGCCGCGGTGGCCCTGACCGGCACCGGTCCGGGTGACCCGCCCGACGGGGTGCTGGGCGCGGCGGTGACCCGGCTGCGCCGGGAGCGGCCCGGCGACACCCTGGTCTTCCTCACCGGCCCCGGCGGCCGGGACGACCTGGGGCGGGTCGGCGCGCTGCGCGGGGCGTACCCGTCGGTGGTGGTGGGGATGTTCGGGGCGGCCGGGCCGACACCGGCGGCGGCCGGGCCGGTGGTGCTCGACGCGGCCGACGGCGCGGCCTTCGCCGCCGCGTGGGACGCGGTCCGCCGGTGGTGA
- a CDS encoding low temperature requirement protein A — protein sequence MTGGDQAAPLRPTGSAQRATFLELFFDLVFVFALTRISFRAFEDLSLEPGGTSGWSPVTGGVKTLLLLLALWTIWQGVAWTTSRYDPHHGWLQLVVIIALFGSMVMGVAIPRAFTSAGLTFAVAYVVTQVFRPGLLLVALRSHEYRRLKLRMLLTYCATGVLWLVGAFLPPTARGVCWALALLAEYLAVRFGWPVPGLGRSTASRWDVAGEHLAERYQQFFLVALGETILVSGLAYSTGPFDPARTGAFAVALVTSVLLWRIYVQRAGQILADAVVRSRHPSETGRSAADTHLVMVVGLVGTAIGYELTIEHPLAAPEAAWVVLVVGGPVLFLLGRARFEYEVFGRVSPSRWIAAAALVLLFPLLLHVAPLVSATVAAVVLGMVAAADAHRARGHPPEPAAPPL from the coding sequence ATGACGGGTGGCGACCAGGCCGCCCCGCTGCGGCCTACCGGATCGGCCCAGCGGGCGACCTTCCTGGAACTCTTCTTCGACCTGGTGTTCGTCTTCGCGCTCACCCGCATCTCGTTCCGCGCCTTCGAGGATCTCTCCCTCGAACCCGGCGGCACCAGCGGCTGGTCACCGGTCACCGGAGGCGTCAAGACGCTGCTGCTCCTGCTCGCGCTCTGGACGATCTGGCAGGGCGTGGCGTGGACCACCAGCCGTTACGACCCGCACCACGGCTGGCTCCAACTCGTGGTGATCATCGCCCTGTTCGGCAGCATGGTGATGGGGGTGGCGATCCCCCGCGCGTTCACCTCCGCCGGCCTGACGTTCGCGGTGGCGTACGTGGTGACGCAGGTGTTCCGCCCGGGGCTGCTGCTGGTGGCCCTCCGCAGTCACGAGTACCGGCGGCTCAAGCTGCGCATGCTGCTCACCTACTGTGCGACGGGGGTGCTCTGGCTGGTGGGCGCGTTCCTGCCGCCCACCGCACGGGGGGTGTGCTGGGCGCTGGCGCTGCTCGCCGAGTACCTGGCAGTCCGGTTCGGGTGGCCGGTGCCCGGGCTGGGCCGGTCCACGGCGAGCCGTTGGGACGTCGCCGGGGAGCATCTGGCCGAGCGGTACCAGCAGTTCTTCCTGGTCGCGCTGGGTGAGACGATCCTGGTGAGTGGGCTGGCGTACAGCACGGGACCGTTCGACCCGGCCCGCACCGGGGCGTTCGCGGTGGCGTTGGTGACCTCGGTGCTGCTGTGGCGGATCTACGTGCAGCGGGCCGGGCAGATCCTCGCCGATGCGGTGGTGCGGTCCCGGCACCCGTCGGAAACCGGTCGGTCGGCTGCCGACACCCACCTGGTGATGGTGGTGGGGCTGGTCGGCACGGCGATCGGCTACGAGCTGACCATCGAGCATCCGCTCGCCGCCCCGGAGGCGGCCTGGGTGGTGCTGGTGGTGGGCGGCCCGGTGCTCTTCCTGCTCGGCCGGGCCCGGTTCGAGTACGAGGTCTTCGGCCGGGTCTCACCGTCCCGCTGGATCGCCGCGGCCGCCCTGGTGCTGCTCTTCCCCCTACTGCTGCACGTGGCCCCACTGGTCTCCGCCACGGTGGCGGCGGTGGTGCTCGGCATGGTGGCGGCGGCCGACGCCCACCGCGCCCGCGGCCACCCCCCGGAACCCGCCGCCCCACCCCTGTAA
- a CDS encoding fibronectin type III domain-containing protein, with amino-acid sequence MAVVAGVVVVLAVGGTVGALILGRESTDPGQSTGTAPGGTAGPPPADLKLRDDAATITVTWSDPSNGSVPFMVAGGRTGRALGVMATVDPGQTSFTVNGLNTEVDYCFTVLAVYSTNAFATSGQVCTDRVRPSRSG; translated from the coding sequence GTGGCCGTGGTGGCGGGCGTGGTGGTGGTGCTGGCCGTCGGGGGCACGGTCGGCGCGCTGATCCTGGGCCGCGAGTCGACCGATCCGGGACAGTCGACAGGTACCGCGCCCGGGGGGACGGCCGGGCCGCCGCCGGCCGACCTGAAGCTGCGTGACGATGCCGCCACCATCACGGTCACCTGGTCCGATCCGAGCAACGGTTCGGTGCCGTTCATGGTCGCGGGTGGACGGACCGGGCGGGCGCTCGGGGTGATGGCGACCGTCGACCCCGGACAGACCAGTTTCACGGTCAACGGGCTGAACACCGAGGTGGACTACTGCTTCACCGTGCTGGCGGTCTACTCGACGAACGCGTTCGCGACCTCCGGTCAGGTCTGCACCGACCGGGTCCGCCCGTCGCGGAGCGGCTGA
- a CDS encoding fibronectin type III domain-containing protein produces MASIDDAAKTGVGASRRRSRLRGGLVTVGTVTALVAALGLTLLGRGAAEDALASFDASSWLWSSTRSELARVNGITARVDTRKEVPGARQHPVQVTQTDRLLVLRDLETGQVSALDLATLQITATTPTTPGLGVNVVLHDDAAFVVDAVRGVVRQLDPRSLVPVGDPVLFPPGITAGAFDGRGRLWIAVPTEGTVAAVTAAALPSGPVSGAAGGRGPQRVETRPVAEPNHELVLSTLDDGVAVLDRTTGTLVTVRSGQVRRTALGATAGGALPARTSGPVVPVTIGGDRRVLAVDDGRVVARFVVPGGGDRVGPAVAWAGRFYCADGVTGTVYAFDAAGQLVETIRPGRATGPWELEVRENHLFINAPGAATARVVDDAHRVRTVDKYANDVLGGDPPPDPPPPPPPPKPQVGKPGAPRQVTATAGDARARVVWRPAAANGAAVLRYVVEGAGQRHEVGANQRAVEITGLTNGSTYTFSVHAVNAKGDGPARRSNPVTPTAAVPDPPAGVTAQARADGTVLVRWPAADGQGNRIARYAVTATSAGANAPVGESRRTELVVPAGELTYGTQYAFTVTAVNDRGAASAASPISDPVVPFTAPGQPAGLRAATVADRPGTITVQWSPAAANGRPVSRYQVDVGGRTSEVTDTATTVTGLGDGQNVMVRVKAVNEAGPGPEATATARTVAAPRVTVTGSSADATSVTVRFTVDAGGGEPTCTAATGGKSASGGCASLRVTGLTPGTSYTVTVTASNAAGRGTATRAQATDPLYGVATCVNGPDGDQRTYCDADVDGRNGNEVFSVPRQDDDKQVGWAKPGTRLRAYCRRQGENVDSWIYNDQKQSTWWVRVDYQGRNYIPWAWLNLAGGDDIAVLPTC; encoded by the coding sequence GTGGCCAGCATCGACGATGCCGCGAAGACCGGTGTCGGCGCGTCCCGTCGGCGGTCCCGGTTACGGGGCGGGCTGGTCACGGTCGGCACGGTGACCGCGCTGGTGGCCGCGCTGGGGCTCACCCTGCTCGGTCGGGGTGCCGCCGAGGACGCGCTGGCCAGCTTCGACGCCAGCAGTTGGCTGTGGAGCAGCACCCGCAGCGAGCTGGCCCGGGTCAACGGGATCACCGCCCGGGTGGACACCCGCAAGGAGGTCCCCGGCGCCCGGCAGCACCCGGTGCAGGTCACCCAGACCGACCGGCTGCTGGTCCTACGGGACCTGGAGACCGGTCAGGTGAGCGCGCTCGACCTGGCCACCCTGCAGATCACCGCGACCACCCCCACCACGCCGGGCCTCGGGGTCAACGTGGTGCTGCACGACGACGCCGCGTTCGTGGTGGACGCGGTGCGCGGGGTGGTGCGGCAGCTCGACCCCCGCTCGCTGGTGCCGGTGGGTGATCCGGTGCTCTTCCCGCCGGGCATCACGGCCGGTGCGTTCGACGGTCGGGGTCGGTTGTGGATCGCGGTGCCGACGGAGGGGACCGTCGCTGCGGTCACCGCCGCCGCCCTGCCGTCCGGGCCGGTGTCGGGGGCGGCCGGGGGGCGGGGGCCGCAACGGGTCGAGACCCGTCCGGTGGCCGAGCCGAACCACGAGCTGGTGTTGTCCACCCTGGACGACGGGGTGGCGGTGCTGGACCGCACCACGGGCACGCTGGTGACGGTCCGGTCCGGGCAGGTCCGGCGTACCGCGCTCGGCGCGACGGCCGGCGGCGCGCTGCCGGCGCGGACGAGCGGCCCGGTGGTGCCGGTGACGATCGGCGGGGACCGCCGGGTGCTCGCCGTGGACGACGGCCGGGTGGTCGCCCGGTTCGTGGTGCCGGGCGGCGGTGACCGGGTCGGGCCGGCGGTCGCCTGGGCCGGCCGGTTCTACTGCGCCGACGGGGTGACCGGCACGGTCTACGCGTTCGACGCCGCCGGGCAGCTGGTGGAGACGATCCGGCCCGGCCGGGCCACCGGCCCGTGGGAGCTGGAGGTGCGGGAGAACCACCTGTTCATCAACGCCCCGGGGGCGGCCACCGCCCGGGTGGTCGACGACGCGCACCGGGTACGCACCGTCGACAAGTACGCCAACGACGTGCTGGGTGGGGATCCGCCGCCGGACCCGCCGCCACCGCCGCCACCGCCGAAGCCCCAGGTGGGTAAGCCCGGTGCGCCCCGGCAGGTGACCGCGACGGCGGGTGACGCGCGGGCCCGGGTGGTCTGGCGGCCGGCGGCCGCGAACGGCGCGGCGGTGCTGCGGTACGTGGTGGAGGGTGCCGGTCAGCGGCACGAGGTGGGGGCCAACCAGCGGGCGGTGGAGATCACCGGGCTGACCAACGGCTCGACGTACACGTTCTCGGTGCACGCGGTGAACGCCAAGGGCGACGGTCCGGCCCGGCGCAGCAACCCGGTGACCCCGACCGCGGCGGTGCCCGATCCACCCGCCGGGGTCACCGCGCAGGCCCGCGCCGACGGCACGGTCCTGGTGCGCTGGCCGGCGGCCGACGGGCAGGGCAACCGCATCGCCCGGTACGCGGTGACCGCGACCTCGGCCGGCGCGAACGCCCCGGTGGGCGAGTCGCGGCGCACCGAGCTGGTGGTCCCGGCCGGTGAGCTGACGTACGGCACCCAGTACGCGTTCACGGTGACCGCGGTCAACGACCGGGGTGCCGCCTCGGCGGCCTCCCCGATCAGCGACCCGGTGGTGCCGTTCACCGCTCCCGGCCAGCCGGCGGGGCTGCGGGCGGCCACGGTGGCCGACCGGCCGGGCACGATCACGGTGCAGTGGTCACCGGCGGCGGCGAACGGCCGGCCGGTGAGCCGTTACCAGGTCGACGTGGGCGGGCGGACCAGTGAGGTGACCGACACCGCCACGACGGTGACGGGGCTGGGCGACGGGCAGAACGTGATGGTCCGGGTGAAGGCGGTCAACGAGGCCGGGCCGGGGCCGGAGGCCACCGCCACCGCGCGTACGGTGGCGGCGCCCCGGGTGACGGTGACCGGGTCGTCGGCCGATGCGACGTCGGTGACGGTGCGGTTCACCGTGGACGCCGGTGGCGGGGAGCCGACCTGCACCGCCGCCACCGGCGGGAAGAGCGCGTCGGGCGGCTGTGCCAGCCTGCGGGTGACCGGCCTGACCCCGGGCACGTCGTACACGGTGACGGTGACGGCCAGCAACGCCGCCGGTCGGGGCACCGCCACCCGGGCGCAGGCCACCGACCCGCTGTACGGGGTGGCGACCTGTGTCAACGGCCCGGACGGCGACCAGCGCACCTACTGTGACGCCGATGTGGACGGTCGCAACGGCAACGAGGTGTTCTCGGTGCCCCGACAGGACGACGACAAGCAGGTCGGCTGGGCGAAGCCGGGCACCCGGCTGCGGGCGTACTGTCGGCGGCAGGGCGAGAACGTCGATTCCTGGATCTACAACGACCAGAAGCAGAGCACCTGGTGGGTCCGGGTCGACTACCAGGGGCGCAACTACATTCCCTGGGCCTGGCTCAACCTGGCCGGTGGTGACGACATCGCCGTGCTGCCCACCTGTTGA
- a CDS encoding AAA family ATPase, with translation MNSTPEPLSQPEVQGFAALAARLAENVNAVVLGKPEVVRLALTALFAQGHVLLEDVPGVGKTTLARAVAATVQGQWRRIQFTPDLLPSDVSGVTIFNQATRGFEFHPGPVFANIVIADEINRASPKTQSALLEVMEERTVTVDGVRHPVPQPFLVVATQNPVEMDGTYRLPEAQLDRFLVKLSVGYPDEAVEVEVLRGATVRSPDSLQPVTDTATVGEMVRMARRVHIAEPLYGYAVRLATATRQHPQVRVGVSPRGVIALTRAACAYALIDGRGWIMPEDLKALVEPVFAHRLLLTADAQVRGVTAAEVLRQAVASVPVPLPSGQSTPAHG, from the coding sequence GTGAACAGCACTCCCGAACCGCTCAGCCAGCCGGAGGTCCAGGGTTTCGCCGCCCTGGCCGCCCGGTTGGCCGAGAACGTCAACGCGGTCGTGCTGGGCAAGCCGGAGGTGGTCCGGTTGGCGTTGACCGCCCTGTTCGCCCAGGGGCACGTGCTGCTGGAGGACGTGCCGGGGGTGGGAAAGACCACGCTGGCGCGGGCGGTCGCGGCGACGGTGCAGGGACAGTGGCGGCGGATCCAGTTCACCCCGGACCTGCTCCCCTCGGACGTCTCCGGGGTGACGATCTTCAACCAGGCCACCCGGGGGTTCGAGTTCCATCCGGGGCCGGTGTTCGCCAACATCGTCATCGCCGACGAGATCAACCGGGCCTCGCCCAAGACCCAGTCGGCGCTGCTGGAGGTGATGGAGGAGCGGACGGTCACGGTGGACGGTGTCCGGCATCCGGTGCCGCAGCCGTTCCTGGTGGTCGCCACCCAGAACCCGGTGGAGATGGACGGCACGTACCGGCTGCCCGAGGCCCAGCTGGACAGGTTCCTGGTGAAGCTGTCGGTGGGGTACCCGGACGAGGCGGTCGAGGTGGAGGTGCTGCGCGGGGCGACGGTCCGCTCCCCCGACTCGTTGCAGCCGGTCACCGACACGGCCACCGTCGGGGAGATGGTCCGGATGGCCCGCCGGGTGCACATCGCCGAACCCCTCTACGGGTACGCCGTCCGGCTGGCCACGGCCACCCGCCAGCACCCGCAGGTACGGGTGGGTGTCAGCCCCCGTGGGGTGATCGCGTTGACCCGGGCGGCCTGCGCGTACGCGCTGATCGACGGCCGGGGATGGATCATGCCGGAGGACCTGAAGGCGCTCGTCGAGCCGGTCTTCGCCCATCGGCTGCTGCTCACCGCCGACGCGCAGGTGCGCGGGGTGACCGCCGCCGAGGTGCTGCGCCAGGCGGTGGCGTCGGTGCCGGTGCCGCTGCCGTCGGGCCAGTCGACCCCGGCGCACGGCTGA
- a CDS encoding DUF3488 and transglutaminase-like domain-containing protein, with translation MGRGPPVVTVTDRPAGTGTGDGGPGDSGPAGGPGRTAGGLPGRVLRAAVVPTALVAAIGLTGVVLNRVYAGDLLTRLVCGAALGAVLVSVAARRLPSWLVAPLSVSAMLGWTGWSVRLAATSADLPGSFLDVTADAAANAVPRLLTAMIPVEPAPDTVLLPVVAAWLAGLAGAEVALRAGRVLLGFLPATALYIAVVYVVGPNAAPAVGASVVFAGLVAVALATARAPGPDPAAGLAPALRAAVRLRAATVSAAGVALVVAAAALLGPALAGRVDERPVDPRRYVPPPRVESLDENPLIRISGWALEPQQKLLDVSTRPPADGPTTIRLAVLSDYDGVTWRVGATYRTAGRVLPAGEPGTGTVDTVRQEITVAGLTGRLLPAVATPRTVDGARVAYDPQSGTLIRPEGLVPGLTYSVTSARERPDANLLGTADVPAGAQVARVLRVADGVPEPLRRLAAQLAEDNGAPYARAAAVEQFLAEHYRLVADAPSGHAYPNLEFFLFGPRNGGGQRGTSEQFAAAFAVLGRLTGLPTRVVVGFTARGDGPVRAADAYAWPEVLFTGVGWVPFDPLPRPDSAPRPVEEDFRPAAPSPPPSEVPEPTATLPATPPAVAGPGRVAAERTGPVPVWLGAGAAGLLLVGVVLGVLVGRRRAQTRTRLTRGDPATRVGGAWRHTTDALRLSGRPVGGQLSATEVAELAGRALAEDSGRAGEETTLTELAGLLNQAAFAPGTLTDAQADRARGLAEGYATALRAARPRWRRLLWSVRPGPLRWPR, from the coding sequence GTGGGACGCGGTCCGCCGGTGGTGACGGTGACCGACCGGCCCGCCGGGACCGGCACGGGCGACGGCGGGCCGGGCGACAGTGGCCCGGCCGGCGGTCCGGGCCGGACGGCCGGCGGGCTGCCGGGGCGGGTGCTGCGCGCCGCCGTGGTGCCGACGGCGCTGGTCGCCGCCATCGGCCTGACCGGGGTGGTGCTCAACCGGGTGTACGCCGGTGACCTGCTGACCCGGCTGGTGTGCGGTGCGGCCCTGGGCGCGGTGCTGGTCAGCGTGGCCGCCCGCCGGCTGCCGTCCTGGCTGGTGGCGCCCCTGTCGGTGTCCGCCATGCTCGGCTGGACGGGCTGGTCGGTGCGGCTCGCCGCGACCAGCGCCGACCTGCCGGGCAGCTTCCTCGACGTGACCGCCGACGCCGCCGCCAACGCGGTTCCCCGGCTGCTCACCGCGATGATCCCGGTCGAGCCGGCACCGGACACGGTGCTGCTGCCGGTGGTCGCGGCCTGGCTGGCCGGGCTGGCCGGCGCCGAGGTGGCGTTGCGGGCCGGGCGGGTGCTGCTCGGGTTCCTGCCGGCCACCGCGCTCTACATCGCCGTGGTCTACGTGGTCGGCCCGAACGCGGCACCGGCGGTCGGGGCGTCGGTCGTCTTCGCCGGGCTGGTCGCGGTGGCCCTGGCCACGGCACGCGCCCCCGGCCCGGACCCGGCCGCCGGGCTGGCCCCGGCCCTGCGGGCCGCCGTCCGGCTCCGGGCCGCCACGGTCTCCGCCGCCGGGGTGGCGCTGGTGGTGGCGGCGGCCGCCCTGCTCGGCCCGGCCCTCGCCGGACGGGTCGACGAGCGGCCGGTGGACCCGCGTCGCTACGTGCCGCCGCCCCGGGTGGAGTCGCTGGACGAGAACCCGCTGATCCGGATCTCCGGGTGGGCGCTGGAACCGCAGCAGAAGCTGCTGGACGTGTCGACCCGCCCCCCGGCGGACGGGCCGACCACGATCCGGCTGGCGGTGCTCAGCGACTACGACGGGGTCACCTGGCGGGTGGGGGCGACCTACCGCACCGCCGGTCGGGTGCTCCCGGCCGGGGAACCGGGCACCGGGACGGTGGACACCGTCCGGCAGGAGATCACCGTGGCCGGGTTGACCGGTCGACTGCTCCCGGCGGTGGCCACCCCCCGTACGGTCGACGGCGCCCGGGTGGCGTACGACCCGCAGAGCGGGACGCTGATCCGGCCGGAGGGGCTGGTGCCGGGGTTGACGTACTCGGTCACCTCGGCGCGGGAGCGGCCGGACGCGAACCTGCTCGGCACCGCCGACGTGCCGGCCGGTGCGCAGGTGGCCCGGGTGCTGCGGGTGGCCGACGGGGTACCGGAGCCGCTGCGCCGGCTCGCCGCCCAGCTCGCCGAGGACAACGGCGCCCCGTACGCGCGGGCGGCGGCGGTGGAGCAGTTCCTCGCCGAGCACTACCGGCTGGTGGCGGACGCGCCGAGCGGGCACGCGTACCCGAATCTGGAGTTCTTCCTGTTCGGGCCGCGTAACGGCGGCGGTCAGCGGGGCACCTCGGAGCAGTTCGCCGCCGCCTTCGCGGTGCTGGGCCGGTTGACCGGCCTGCCGACCCGGGTGGTGGTGGGGTTCACCGCCCGGGGGGACGGGCCGGTCCGGGCCGCCGACGCCTACGCCTGGCCGGAGGTGCTCTTCACCGGGGTGGGGTGGGTGCCGTTCGACCCGCTGCCCCGGCCGGACAGCGCGCCCCGCCCGGTGGAGGAGGACTTCCGGCCGGCCGCGCCGAGTCCACCGCCGTCGGAGGTGCCCGAGCCGACCGCGACCCTGCCGGCCACCCCACCGGCGGTGGCCGGTCCGGGCCGGGTCGCCGCCGAACGCACCGGTCCGGTCCCGGTTTGGCTGGGGGCCGGTGCCGCCGGGTTGCTGCTGGTCGGGGTGGTGCTGGGGGTGCTGGTCGGGCGCCGTCGGGCGCAGACCCGGACCCGGTTGACCCGGGGGGATCCGGCGACCCGGGTGGGCGGCGCGTGGCGGCACACCACCGACGCGCTGCGCCTGTCGGGGCGGCCGGTCGGCGGGCAGCTCTCCGCGACCGAGGTGGCCGAGCTGGCCGGGCGGGCACTCGCCGAGGACTCCGGGCGGGCCGGGGAGGAGACGACGCTGACGGAGCTGGCCGGGCTGCTCAACCAGGCGGCCTTCGCCCCGGGCACGCTGACCGACGCCCAGGCCGACCGGGCCCGGGGTCTCGCCGAGGGGTACGCGACGGCGCTGCGGGCGGCCCGCCCCCGCTGGCGGCGGCTGCTCTGGTCGGTGCGGCCCGGCCCGCTGCGCTGGCCCCGCTGA